One part of the Arabidopsis thaliana chromosome 1 sequence genome encodes these proteins:
- the MYB93 gene encoding myb domain protein 93 (myb domain protein 93 (MYB93); CONTAINS InterPro DOMAIN/s: SANT, DNA-binding (InterPro:IPR001005), Homeodomain-like (InterPro:IPR009057), Myb, DNA-binding (InterPro:IPR014778), HTH transcriptional regulator, Myb-type, DNA-binding (InterPro:IPR017930), Homeodomain-related (InterPro:IPR012287), Myb transcription factor (InterPro:IPR015495); BEST Arabidopsis thaliana protein match is: myb domain protein 9 (TAIR:AT5G16770.2); Has 9075 Blast hits to 8286 proteins in 552 species: Archae - 0; Bacteria - 0; Metazoa - 899; Fungi - 498; Plants - 5847; Viruses - 6; Other Eukaryotes - 1825 (source: NCBI BLink).), translating into MGRSPCCDENGLKKGPWTPEEDQKLIDYIHKHGHGSWRALPKLADLNRCGKSCRLRWTNYLRPDIKRGKFSAEEEQTILHLHSILGNKWSAIATHLQGRTDNEIKNFWNTHLKKKLIQMGIDPVTHQPRTDLFASLPQLIALANLKDLIEQTSQFSSMQGEAAQLANLQYLQRMFNSSASLTNNNGNNFSPSSILDIDQHHAMNLLNSMVSWNKDQNPAFDPVLELEANDQNQDLFPLGFIIDQPTQPLQQQKYHLNNSPSELPSQGDPLLDHVPFSLQTPLNSEDHFIDNLVKHPTDHEHEHDDNPSSWVLPSLIDNNPKTVTSSLPHNNPADASSSSSYGGCEAASFYWPDICFDESLMNVIS; encoded by the exons ATGGGGAGGTCGCCTTGTTGCGACGAGAATGGTCTAAAGAAAGGGCCATGGACTCctgaagaagatcaaaagCTTATTGATTACATTCATAAACATGGTCATGGAAGCTGGAGAGCTCTCCCCAAGCTCGCAG attTGAATAGGTGTGGAAAGAGTTGTAGACTGAGGTGGACAAATTATTTGAGACCAGACATCAAAAGAGGAAAGTTTTCAGCCGAAGAAGAGCAAACAATCCTCCATCTCCACTCCATTCTCGGGAATAA ATGGTCAGCTATTGCGACGCATTTGCAAGGTCGTACAGATAATGAGATAAAAAACTTTTGGAACACACATctaaagaagaaattgatcCAGATGGGGATCGATCCTGTGACTCATCAGCCAAGAACCGACCTCTTCGCAAGTTTACCTCAGCTCATAGCCTTGGCAAATCTAAAAGACCTAATCGAACAAACATCACAATTCTCATCCATGCAAGGCGAAGCAGCCCAACTAGCCAATCTACAATATCTCCAACGTATGTTTAATTCTTCGGCTTCATTAACCAACAACAACGGCAACAATTTTAGCCCGAGTAGTATTCTCGATATCGATCAGCACCATGCCATGAACCTCTTAAACTCCATGGTCTCTTGGAACAAAGATCAAAACCCCGCTTTTGATCCGGTTCTTGAACTCGAGGCTAACgatcaaaatcaagatttaTTTCCACTAGGGTTTATCATTGATCAACCCACCCAACCactccaacaacaaaaataccaTTTAAACAATAGTCCTAGTGAGCTACCATCGCAAGGTGACCCACTTCTTGATCATGTCCCTTTCAGTCTCCAAACACCTTTGAATAGTGAGGATCACTTTATAGATAATTTGGTCAAACATCCAACTGATCATGAGCATGAACATGATGACAATCCATCTTCATGGGTTCTCCCTTCTCTTATAGACAATAACCCTAAAACTGTCACGTCTTCTCTTCCACACAACAATCCGGCGGATGCAAGTAGCAGCTCAAGCTATGGAGGTTGTGAAGCTGCGTCGTTTTATTGGCCTGACATTTGCTTCGACGAAAGCCTCATGAACGTTATATCTTAG
- a CDS encoding Protein phosphatase 2C family protein (Protein phosphatase 2C family protein; FUNCTIONS IN: protein serine/threonine phosphatase activity, catalytic activity; INVOLVED IN: biological_process unknown; LOCATED IN: plasma membrane; EXPRESSED IN: 25 plant structures; EXPRESSED DURING: 13 growth stages; CONTAINS InterPro DOMAIN/s: Protein phosphatase 2C-related (InterPro:IPR001932), Protein phosphatase 2C (InterPro:IPR015655), Protein phosphatase 2C, N-terminal (InterPro:IPR014045); BEST Arabidopsis thaliana protein match is: phytochrome-associated protein phosphatase type 2C (TAIR:AT1G22280.1); Has 7616 Blast hits to 7609 proteins in 922 species: Archae - 14; Bacteria - 1457; Metazoa - 1483; Fungi - 777; Plants - 2623; Viruses - 11; Other Eukaryotes - 1251 (source: NCBI BLink).): MAKLCCFGSSDYDLVVGRASTSSGKGRNNDGEIKFGYSLVKGKANHPMEDYHVSKFVKIDGNELGLFAIYDGHLGERVPAYLQKHLFSNILKEEQFRYDPQRSIIAAYEKTDQAILSHSSDLGRGGSTAVTAILMNGRRLWVANVGDSRAVLSQGGQAIQMTIDHEPHTERLSIEGKGGFVSNMPGDVPRVNGQLAVSRAFGDKSLKTHLRSDPDVKDSSIDDHTDVLVLASDGLWKVMANQEAIDIARRIKDPLKAAKELTTEALRRDSKDDISCIVVRLR; the protein is encoded by the exons ATGGCGAAGTTATGTTGCTTCGGTTCTTCAGACTACGAT CTTGTGGTTGGGAGGGCATCGACTAGTTCTGGAAAAGGGAGAAATAACGACGGCGAGATTAAATTCGGTTACAGCTTAGTGAAAGGGAAAGCTAATCATCCAATGGAGGATTATCATGTGTCTAAATTCGTGAAAATAGACGGTAACGAGCTCGGTTTGTTTGCAATCTACGATGGTCATTTGGGTGAACGTGTTCCTGCTTATCTACAGAAGCATTTGTTCTCCAATATCCTCAAAGAG GAGCAGTTTAGGTATGATCCTCAGAGATCAATAATTGCTGCCTATGAGAAGACAGACCAAGCCATTCTGTCACATTCTTCTGACTTAGGCCGTGGTGGCTCAACGGCTGTAACCGCTATTCTGATGAATGGACGGCGTTTATGGGTGGCAAATGTGGGTGATTCTCGGGCGGTTCTATCTCAAGGAGGTCAGGCAATACAGATGACTATTGATCATGAGCCGCACACTGAAAGGTTGAGCATCGAGGGTAAAGGAGGCTTTGTATCCAACATGCCAG gagaTGTCCCTCGGGTTAACGGGCAGCTAGCGGTTTCTCGTGCTTTTGGAGACAAAAGCCTCAAAACACATCTACGGTCAGATCCTGACGTTAAAGATTCATCGATCGATGATCACACAgatgttcttgttcttgctaGTGACGGTCTATGGAAG GTGATGGCTAACCAAGAGGCGATTGATATTGcgagaagaatcaaagatccATTGAAAGCAGCGAAAGAACTAACAACCGAAGCGCTTAGAAGAGACAGTAAAGATGATATTTCTTGCATTGTCGTCAGATTAAGGTGA
- a CDS encoding Protein phosphatase 2C family protein: protein MAKLCCFGSSDYDLVVGRASTSSGKGRNNDGEIKFGYSLVKGKANHPMEDYHVSKFVKIDGNELGLFAIYDGHLGERVPAYLQKHLFSNILKEEQFRYDPQRSIIAAYEKTDQAILSHSSDLGRGGSTAVTAILMNGRRLWVANVGDSRAVLSQGGQAIQMTIDHEPHTERLSIEGKGGFVSNMPGDVPRVNGQLAVSRAFGDKSLKTHLRSDPDVKDSSIDDHTDVLVLASDGLWKVNNDVCDL from the exons ATGGCGAAGTTATGTTGCTTCGGTTCTTCAGACTACGAT CTTGTGGTTGGGAGGGCATCGACTAGTTCTGGAAAAGGGAGAAATAACGACGGCGAGATTAAATTCGGTTACAGCTTAGTGAAAGGGAAAGCTAATCATCCAATGGAGGATTATCATGTGTCTAAATTCGTGAAAATAGACGGTAACGAGCTCGGTTTGTTTGCAATCTACGATGGTCATTTGGGTGAACGTGTTCCTGCTTATCTACAGAAGCATTTGTTCTCCAATATCCTCAAAGAG GAGCAGTTTAGGTATGATCCTCAGAGATCAATAATTGCTGCCTATGAGAAGACAGACCAAGCCATTCTGTCACATTCTTCTGACTTAGGCCGTGGTGGCTCAACGGCTGTAACCGCTATTCTGATGAATGGACGGCGTTTATGGGTGGCAAATGTGGGTGATTCTCGGGCGGTTCTATCTCAAGGAGGTCAGGCAATACAGATGACTATTGATCATGAGCCGCACACTGAAAGGTTGAGCATCGAGGGTAAAGGAGGCTTTGTATCCAACATGCCAG gagaTGTCCCTCGGGTTAACGGGCAGCTAGCGGTTTCTCGTGCTTTTGGAGACAAAAGCCTCAAAACACATCTACGGTCAGATCCTGACGTTAAAGATTCATCGATCGATGATCACACAgatgttcttgttcttgctaGTGACGGTCTATGGAAGGTAAACAATGAtgtttgtgatttgtga
- the GRF11 gene encoding general regulatory factor 11 (general regulatory factor 11 (GRF11); CONTAINS InterPro DOMAIN/s: 14-3-3 protein (InterPro:IPR000308); BEST Arabidopsis thaliana protein match is: general regulatory factor 12 (TAIR:AT1G26480.1); Has 2697 Blast hits to 2689 proteins in 382 species: Archae - 0; Bacteria - 0; Metazoa - 1262; Fungi - 298; Plants - 762; Viruses - 0; Other Eukaryotes - 375 (source: NCBI BLink).), which produces MENERAKQVYLAKLNEQAERYDEMVEAMKKVAALDVELTIEERNLLSVGYKNVIGARRASWRILSSIEQKEESKGNEQNAKRIKDYRTKVEEELSKICYDILAVIDKHLVPFATSGESTVFYYKMKGDYFRYLAEFKSGADREEAADLSLKAYEAATSSASTELSTTHPIRLGLALNFSVFYYEILNSPERACHLAKRAFDEAIAELDSLNEDSYKDSTLIMQLLRDNLTLWTSDLEEGGEQSKGHNQQDEN; this is translated from the exons ATGGAGAACGAGAGAGCGAAGCAAGTGTACTTGGCGAAACTCAACGAGCAAGCTGAGAGATACGATG AGATGGTTGAAGCAATGAAGAAAGTTGCAGCTCTTGATGTAGAGCTCACCATTGAAGAGAGGAATCTTTTATCTGTTGGTTACAAAAATGTGATTGGTGCTAGGAGAGCATCGTGGAGGATCCTTTCTTCGATCGAGCAGAAAGAAGAATCGAAAGGAAACGAACAAAATGCCAAGAGGATTAAGGATTACAGGacaaaagttgaagaagaactcTCCAAGATTTGTTACGATATTTTGGCTGTCATCGATAAGCATCTTGTCCCATTCGCAACTTCGGGAGAATCCACCGTCTTCTACTACAAAAT gaAAGGAGATTATTTCAGATACTTGGCTGAATTTAAGTCCGGTGCTGATCGCGAGGAAGCTGCGGACCTATCACTCAAGGCGTATGAA GCTGCAACGAGTTCTGCTAGCACGGAATTGTCTACAACACATCCAATAAGACTCGGCTTGGCTCTCAACTTTTCTGTCTTCTACTACGAGATCTTGAATTCTCCGGAAAG AGCATGTCATTTGGCAAAGCGAGCGTTTGATGAAGCAATCGCTGAGCTTGACAGTCTTAACGAAGATTCATACAAGGACAGCACACTTATCATGCAACTTCTCAGAGATAACCTCACTTTATGGACCTCTGATCTAGAGGAAGGAG GTGAACAATCTAAAGGCCATAATCAACAAGATGAG AACTAA
- the GRF11 gene encoding general regulatory factor 11 (general regulatory factor 11 (GRF11); CONTAINS InterPro DOMAIN/s: 14-3-3 protein (InterPro:IPR000308); BEST Arabidopsis thaliana protein match is: general regulatory factor 12 (TAIR:AT1G26480.1); Has 2677 Blast hits to 2669 proteins in 383 species: Archae - 0; Bacteria - 0; Metazoa - 1260; Fungi - 300; Plants - 762; Viruses - 0; Other Eukaryotes - 355 (source: NCBI BLink).) produces MENERAKQVYLAKLNEQAERYDEMVEAMKKVAALDVELTIEERNLLSVGYKNVIGARRASWRILSSIEQKEESKGNEQNAKRIKDYRTKVEEELSKICYDILAVIDKHLVPFATSGESTVFYYKMKGDYFRYLAEFKSGADREEAADLSLKAYEAATSSASTELSTTHPIRLGLALNFSVFYYEILNSPERACHLAKRAFDEAIAELDSLNEDSYKDSTLIMQLLRDNLTLWTSDLEEGGEQSKGHNQQDEVNKI; encoded by the exons ATGGAGAACGAGAGAGCGAAGCAAGTGTACTTGGCGAAACTCAACGAGCAAGCTGAGAGATACGATG AGATGGTTGAAGCAATGAAGAAAGTTGCAGCTCTTGATGTAGAGCTCACCATTGAAGAGAGGAATCTTTTATCTGTTGGTTACAAAAATGTGATTGGTGCTAGGAGAGCATCGTGGAGGATCCTTTCTTCGATCGAGCAGAAAGAAGAATCGAAAGGAAACGAACAAAATGCCAAGAGGATTAAGGATTACAGGacaaaagttgaagaagaactcTCCAAGATTTGTTACGATATTTTGGCTGTCATCGATAAGCATCTTGTCCCATTCGCAACTTCGGGAGAATCCACCGTCTTCTACTACAAAAT gaAAGGAGATTATTTCAGATACTTGGCTGAATTTAAGTCCGGTGCTGATCGCGAGGAAGCTGCGGACCTATCACTCAAGGCGTATGAA GCTGCAACGAGTTCTGCTAGCACGGAATTGTCTACAACACATCCAATAAGACTCGGCTTGGCTCTCAACTTTTCTGTCTTCTACTACGAGATCTTGAATTCTCCGGAAAG AGCATGTCATTTGGCAAAGCGAGCGTTTGATGAAGCAATCGCTGAGCTTGACAGTCTTAACGAAGATTCATACAAGGACAGCACACTTATCATGCAACTTCTCAGAGATAACCTCACTTTATGGACCTCTGATCTAGAGGAAGGAG GTGAACAATCTAAAGGCCATAATCAACAAGATGAGgtaaacaaaatctaa